The following are encoded together in the Mustela nigripes isolate SB6536 chromosome 11, MUSNIG.SB6536, whole genome shotgun sequence genome:
- the SMIM22 gene encoding small integral membrane protein 22 isoform X2: MDLAKDLEKELETTAQEVLGKLRSGELFQSNWDTAAFIIFLIFLGTVLLLLLLVCLHCCCHSCCSRRASRPQKEHRRGVDNLALEP, encoded by the exons ATGGACTTGGCAAAAGACCTGGAGAAAGAGCTGGAGACCACAGCCCAGGAAGTGCTGGGGAAACTCAGGAGCGGTGAGCTGTTCCAGTCCAACTGGGACACTGCTGCCTTCAtcatcttcctcatcttcctcG GCACCGTgttgctcctgctgctgctggtctgtCTCCACTGCTGCTGCCACAGCTGCTGCAGCCGCCGCGCCTCCAGACCCCAGAAG GAACACCGCAGGGGAGTGGATAACTTGGCCCTGGAACCTTAA
- the ROGDI gene encoding protein rogdi homolog produces the protein MATAMAATAAERAVLEEEFRWLLHDEVHAVLRQLQDILKEASLRFTLPCSGAGTEGPAKQENFILGSCSTDQVKGVLTLQGDALSQADVNLKIPRNNQLLHFAFREDKQWKLQQIQDARNHVSQAIYLLANRDESYQFRTGAEVLKLMDAVMLQLTRARNRLTTPATLTLPEIAASGLTRMFAPALPSDLLVNVYINLNKLCLTVYQLHVLQPNSTKNFRPAGGAVLHSPGAMFEWGSQRLEVSHVHKVECVIPWLNDALVFFTVSLQLCQQLKDKISVFSSYWSYRPF, from the exons ATGGCGACCGCGATGGCAGCGACGGCGGCGGAGCGAGCGGTGCTG GAGGAGGAGTTCCGCTGGCTGCTGCACGACGAGGTCCACGCCGTGCTCAGGCAGCTGCAGGACATCCTCAAG gaGGCCTCGCTCCGCTTCACTCTGCCATGCTCTGGTGCAGGCACCGAGGGGCCTGCCAAGCAAGAGAACTTCATCCTCGGCAGCTGTAG CACAGACCAGGTGAAGGGCGTGCTGACTCTGCAAGGGGACGCGCTGAGCCAGGCG GACGTGAATCTGAAGATTCCCCGGAACAACCAGCTACTGCACTTTGCCTTCCGAGAGGACAAGCAGTGGAAGCTGCAACAG atccaGGATGCCAGGAACCACGTAAGCCAGGCCATTTACCTCCTCGCCAACCGGGATGAAAGCTACCAGTTCAGGACAGGAGCAGAGGTCCTCAAG CTGATGGACGCTGTGATGCTGCAGCTGACCAGAGCCCGCAACCGGCTCACCACGCCAGCCACCCTTACTCTGCCTGAGATCGCTGCCAGTGGCCTCACG CGGATGTTTGCCCCAGCGCTGCCCTCCGACCTGCTCGTCAATGTCTACATCAACCTCAATAAGCTCTGCCTCACCGTGTACCAGCTGCACGTCCTGCAGCCCAATTCCACCAAG AACTTCCGCCCCGCTGGAGGCGCCGTGCTCCACAGCCCCGGGGCCATGTT cGAGTGGGGCTCCCAGCGCCTGGAGGTGAGCCACGTGCACAAGGTGGAGTGTGTGATCCCGTGGCTCAACGACGCCCTAGTCTTCTTCACTGTGTCCCTGCAGCTCTGCCAGCAGCTCAAAGATAAG aTCTCCGTGTTCTCCAGCTACTGGAGCTACAGGCCTTTCTGA
- the SMIM22 gene encoding small integral membrane protein 22 isoform X1, translating to MDLAKDLEKELETTAQEVLGKLRSGELFQSNWDTAAFIIFLIFLGTVLLLLLLVCLHCCCHSCCSRRASRPQKVSPGKEHRRGVDNLALEP from the exons ATGGACTTGGCAAAAGACCTGGAGAAAGAGCTGGAGACCACAGCCCAGGAAGTGCTGGGGAAACTCAGGAGCGGTGAGCTGTTCCAGTCCAACTGGGACACTGCTGCCTTCAtcatcttcctcatcttcctcG GCACCGTgttgctcctgctgctgctggtctgtCTCCACTGCTGCTGCCACAGCTGCTGCAGCCGCCGCGCCTCCAGACCCCAGAAGGTGAGCCCCGGGAAG GAACACCGCAGGGGAGTGGATAACTTGGCCCTGGAACCTTAA